Part of the Williamwhitmania taraxaci genome, TTAGTACAATAGTAGGTAGGACGAACGCCACCTTGTAAACTATTCAACTCCTCGTTATTCAAAGAAGCAACATCTTCCTTTGACAATTCCAAAACCTTGGAATATTCTTCAATCTTTTTCATGATAATAATAGCTAATAGTATCCTACTCTATTGAGGGCTTTTCGGAATCTGCCCAGGTTGCGGCCGCAAGCCATGCTACAATAATAACACACAGCACCGCCACTGGGTGACAGTTTGCAATACAGCAACATGTTTAACAACACATTTTTGCAGCAGGTTAGATTTAATGCAGCAATACTTATGTATTATACGGAGTGCATCTGCTGCAAATCAGTCTTAATGCAAAAGCGGCTATTCGCTGCAATGAACAACCATAGA contains:
- a CDS encoding class I lanthipeptide, whose translation is MKKIEEYSKVLELSKEDVASLNNEELNSLQGGVRPTYYCTNPIYCVDTETTPRCLTIDPKIPCV